The genomic region TAACTGTTTTTTTATGATTACAATATTTTAACTTGGTGTATTTAGAAACCAAATTATTTTTGATCATAATGAATCGGATTTTTCGTCGTGATAAAATGATATTTTTTCTTATTAAAACAGCTTTAATTTTACGAGCACCATAAATCTTGCGACTTTTATTAAATGCACTGATAACTTCTTGTTCATAATTATTAACATCAAACTTGGTGCATTTATTAGTTTGATAATAATATGTTGATTTTAGTAAACCTAAAATCTTACATATTTTCCTCACTGAATATTTATTTTTGTTGTTATTAATTATTGTTATTTTTTCCCGATTATCAGTGCTGCTTGCTTTAAAATGTCATTTTCCATCCGTAATTGTTGGTTTTCTTTTCGCAAGTAAATTAATTCATTTTCTTCGACAGTGCGATTATCTTTTGCTTTAAATGACCCAGAATTATTATAATTTTTAATTCAACTATAAATAGTTGGTTTTGGTAAATTATATTCTTTCCCTAAATTAATAACACTTTTGTCATTTTTGTATAGCATTACAATTTGTTTTTTAAATTCTTCAGAGTATGAGGTTTTATTTCCCATTTTTATATTCCTTCTTTCTTAATAATTTTGAAGTCTATATAATTATGGTCCAACTTATTGTAGCCTATCCAAGTTTTTTAAAATAATTGTATTAAATCTATTGGTCTTTTATAAGATAATGATTTTCTGGGTGTAGAATTAATTTGAAATGCTATAGAATTTAAGTCTTTTTGTTTATATGAAGATAAATCAGTAGATTTTGGTAAATATCTTCTTAAAATACCATTATTGTTCTCATTTAAACCTCTTTGACAAGGTTTTCCGGCATCTGCAAAATAAATTTTAACATTACAATTTTTTTCAATTAATTTTCATTTACTAAATTCTTTACCACGATCAAAAGTAATAGTTTTAATTGTTCCTGGTATTAATTTTGAAATAAATTTTATTATACTTTGTGTAATACTTTCTGCTTTATGATTTTTAGTTTTCAAAGGAATTGTGGTTTTTGATCATATATCAGCTAAAGTAATAATAGAACTTTTATGATCTTTACCAACGATAGTATCTCCCTCTAAATGGCCAAATTCTTGTATATTTTTAATATTTGGAATGATTAAATTTCTTTCATGAATAGATTTACAATTATTAATTCTGCCCCTAGTTTCTTTTTGTTTATGAGGTTTATTTTTGCCTTTTCTCAATAAATTTTTTTCATCAAAACCCATTCGATTTGTTTTAAACATGTTATATAAAGTTTTTGTTGAAATATTTTTTATTTTATTTTTCTTTAAAAAATCAGCAATTATATCAAGAGCATAATTTTTAGTAATTAACAAATGATTGATAGTATTAATTTCTGTTAAAGTTAAAATTATTAATTTTCTACCTGCATTTTGTTTATTTTTTTGAACTTGATTCAATATTTCTAATGGTAATAAGTTTTGATTTAATAATTTACAAACTCTGTGTACAGTTGATTTACTATAATCAATTGCTTTTGCTATTTTACGAATAGAAAATCCATAACTTTTATATTCTTTTATTGCTATTATTGATTCAATAGTCAGATACTTATACATTGTGCTA from Spiroplasma endosymbiont of Lonchoptera lutea harbors:
- a CDS encoding IS30 family transposase; protein product: MYKYLTIESIIAIKEYKSYGFSIRKIAKAIDYSKSTVHRVCKLLNQNLLPLEILNQVQKNKQNAGRKLIILTLTEINTINHLLITKNYALDIIADFLKKNKIKNISTKTLYNMFKTNRMGFDEKNLLRKGKNKPHKQKETRGRINNCKSIHERNLIIPNIKNIQEFGHLEGDTIVGKDHKSSIITLADIWSKTTIPLKTKNHKAESITQSIIKFISKLIPGTIKTITFDRGKEFSKWKLIEKNCNVKIYFADAGKPCQRGLNENNNGILRRYLPKSTDLSSYKQKDLNSIAFQINSTPRKSLSYKRPIDLIQLF
- a CDS encoding IS3 family transposase (programmed frameshift), encoding MGNKTSYSEEFKKQIVMLYKNDKSVINLGKEYNLPKPTIYSWIKNYNNSGSFKAKDNRTVEENELIYLRKENQQLRMENDIFKASSTDNREKITIINNNKNKYSVRKICKILGLLKSTYYYQTNKCTKFDVNNYEQEVISAFNKSRKIYGARKIKAVLIRKNIILSRRKIRFIMIKNNLVSKYTKLKYCNHKKTVNNDEINNVLNRQFNDKKPNEVVVSDLTYVQVGTKWHYICLLIDLFNREVIGYSAGPNKTAELVQQAFHKITRPLNKITLFHTDRGNEFKNKIIDEILITFKIKRSLSSKGCPYDNAVAEATYKTFKTEFINGKKFANLTQLKCELFDFVNWYNNIRIHGSLNYLTPVEFRKYQST